The following coding sequences lie in one Arabidopsis thaliana chromosome 3, partial sequence genomic window:
- the 4CL5 gene encoding 4-coumarate:CoA ligase 5 (4-coumarate:CoA ligase 5 (4CL5); CONTAINS InterPro DOMAIN/s: AMP-binding, conserved site (InterPro:IPR020845), AMP-dependent synthetase/ligase (InterPro:IPR000873); BEST Arabidopsis thaliana protein match is: 4-coumarate:CoA ligase 2 (TAIR:AT3G21240.1); Has 86695 Blast hits to 79061 proteins in 3832 species: Archae - 1152; Bacteria - 55057; Metazoa - 3672; Fungi - 4648; Plants - 2823; Viruses - 1; Other Eukaryotes - 19342 (source: NCBI BLink).) has protein sequence MVLQQQTHFLTKKIDQEDEEEEPSHDFIFRSKLPDIFIPNHLPLTDYVFQRFSGDGDGDSSTTCIIDGATGRILTYADVQTNMRRIAAGIHRLGIRHGDVVMLLLPNSPEFALSFLAVAYLGAVSTTANPFYTQPEIAKQAKASAAKMIITKKCLVDKLTNLKNDGVLIVCLDDDGDNGVVSSSDDGCVSFTELTQADETELLKPKISPEDTVAMPYSSGTTGLPKGVMITHKGLVTSIAQKVDGENPNLNFTANDVILCFLPMFHIYALDALMLSAMRTGAALLIVPRFELNLVMELIQRYKVTVVPVAPPVVLAFIKSPETERYDLSSVRIMLSGAATLKKELEDAVRLKFPNAIFGQGYGMTESGTVAKSLAFAKNPFKTKSGACGTVIRNAEMKVVDTETGISLPRNKSGEICVRGHQLMKGYLNDPEATARTIDKDGWLHTGDIGFVDDDDEIFIVDRLKELIKFKGYQVAPAELEALLISHPSIDDAAVVAMKDEVADEVPVAFVARSQGSQLTEDDVKSYVNKQVVHYKRIKMVFFIEVIPKAVSGKILRKDLRAKLETMCSK, from the exons ATGGTGCTCCAACAACAAACGCATTTTCTCACAAAGAAGATAGatcaagaagacgaagaagaagaaccttcTCATGATTTCATTTTCCGATCTAAGCTTCCTGATATCTTCATCCCTAACCACCTCCCTCTCACCGATTACGTCTTCCAAAGGTTCTCCGGCGATGGCGACGGAGATTCCTCAACAACCTGTATCATCGACGGTGCCACTGGCCGTATTTTGACCTACGCCGATGTACAAACCAACATGCGGAGGATAGCTGCCGGAATCCACCGGCTCGGGATCCGCCACGGAGACGTCGTAATGCTTCTCCTCCCGAACTCGCCGGAGTTTGCTCTGTCTTTTCTTGCCGTTGCTTACCTTGGAGCCGTTTCCACTACCGCGAATCCGTTCTACACTCAGCCGGAGATCGCTAAACAGGCTAAAGCCTCCGCCGCGAAGATGATCATCACGAAGAAATGTTTAGTCGATAAACTAACAAACCTCAAAAACGACGGCGTTTTGATCGTTTGCCTAGACGATGACGGTGACAACGGCGTTGTTTCGTCGAGTGATGATGGTTGCGTGAGTTTCACGGAACTGACTCAAGCGGACGAAACAGAACTtctaaaacctaaaatatCGCCGGAAGACACGGTGGCGATGCCGTACTCTTCCGGAACAACGGGACTTCCAAAGGGAGTGATGATTACTCACAAGGGTTTAGTTACAAGCATCGCTCAGAAAGTCGACGGAGAAAACCCTAACCTTAACTTCACGGCCAATGACGtcatcctctgttttctcccAATGTTTCACATTTACGCTCTCGACGCGTTGATGCTTTCGGCGATGAGAACCGGTGCAGCGTTACTGATCGTGCCGAGGTTCGAGTTGAATCTGGTGATGGAGCTGATTCAAAGGTACAAAGTCACGGTTGTGCCGGTGGCTCCTCCGGTGGTTTTAGCATTCATTAAATCCCCTGAGACGGAGAGATACGACTTGAGCTCGGTGAGAATTATGCTATCAGGTGCAGCTACACTAAAGAAGGAGCTTGAAGACGCCGTGCGACTCAAGTTTCCTAATGCCATTTTTGGTCAG GGTTATGGAATGACCGAGTCCGGAACGGTAGCTAAGTCATTAGCGTTTGCAAAGAACCCATTTAAAACCAAGTCCGGTGCATGTGGGACTGTGATCAGAAACGCCGAGATGAAAGTGGTCGATACCGAAACCGGAATCTCCTTGCCGCGCAACAAATCTGGCGAGATCTGCGTCCGAGGTCATCAGCTCATGAAAG GTTATTTGAATGATCCGGAAGCTACTGCACGAACCATAGACAAAGACGGGTGGTTACATACAGGAGATATTGGGTttgtggatgatgatgatgagatctTCATTGTTGATCGGTTGAAGGAACTGATCAAATTCAAAGGCTACCAAGTGGCTCCAGCTGAGCTTGAAGCATTGCTTATTTCTCATCCTTCTATCGATGATGCCGCAGTTGTTGC AATGAAGGATGAAGTAGCTGATGAGGTTCCAGTAGCATTTGTAGCAAGATCTCAAGGGTCTCAGTTAACTGAAGATGATGTCAAGAGTTACGTAAACAAACAG GTGGTTCACTACAAGCGGATTAAGATGGTGTTTTTCATAGAAGTTATACCAAAAGCAGTTTCGGGCAAGATTCTGAGGAAGGATCTGCGAGCTAAATTGGAAACCATGTGCTCTAAATAG
- the 4CL5 gene encoding 4-coumarate:CoA ligase 5: MVLQQQTHFLTKKIDQEDEEEEPSHDFIFRSKLPDIFIPNHLPLTDYVFQRFSGDGDGDSSTTCIIDGATGRILTYADVQTNMRRIAAGIHRLGIRHGDVVMLLLPNSPEFALSFLAVAYLGAVSTTANPFYTQPEIAKQAKASAAKMIITKKCLVDKLTNLKNDGVLIVCLDDDGDNGVVSSSDDGCVSFTELTQADETELLKPKISPEDTVAMPYSSGTTGLPKGVMITHKGLVTSIAQKVDGENPNLNFTANDVILCFLPMFHIYALDALMLSAMRTGAALLIVPRFELNLVMELIQRYKVTVVPVAPPVVLAFIKSPETERYDLSSVRIMLSGAATLKKELEDAVRLKFPNAIFGQGYGMTESGTVAKSLAFAKNPFKTKSGACGTVIRNAEMKVVDTETGISLPRNKSGEICVRGHQLMKGYLNDPEATARTIDKDGWLHTGDIGFVDDDDEIFIVDRLKELIKFKGYQVAPAELEALLISHPSIDDAAVVAMKDEVADEVPVAFVARSQGSQLTEDDVKSYVNKQVRIRFRFFNAKHTQDGKLSMS; the protein is encoded by the exons ATGGTGCTCCAACAACAAACGCATTTTCTCACAAAGAAGATAGatcaagaagacgaagaagaagaaccttcTCATGATTTCATTTTCCGATCTAAGCTTCCTGATATCTTCATCCCTAACCACCTCCCTCTCACCGATTACGTCTTCCAAAGGTTCTCCGGCGATGGCGACGGAGATTCCTCAACAACCTGTATCATCGACGGTGCCACTGGCCGTATTTTGACCTACGCCGATGTACAAACCAACATGCGGAGGATAGCTGCCGGAATCCACCGGCTCGGGATCCGCCACGGAGACGTCGTAATGCTTCTCCTCCCGAACTCGCCGGAGTTTGCTCTGTCTTTTCTTGCCGTTGCTTACCTTGGAGCCGTTTCCACTACCGCGAATCCGTTCTACACTCAGCCGGAGATCGCTAAACAGGCTAAAGCCTCCGCCGCGAAGATGATCATCACGAAGAAATGTTTAGTCGATAAACTAACAAACCTCAAAAACGACGGCGTTTTGATCGTTTGCCTAGACGATGACGGTGACAACGGCGTTGTTTCGTCGAGTGATGATGGTTGCGTGAGTTTCACGGAACTGACTCAAGCGGACGAAACAGAACTtctaaaacctaaaatatCGCCGGAAGACACGGTGGCGATGCCGTACTCTTCCGGAACAACGGGACTTCCAAAGGGAGTGATGATTACTCACAAGGGTTTAGTTACAAGCATCGCTCAGAAAGTCGACGGAGAAAACCCTAACCTTAACTTCACGGCCAATGACGtcatcctctgttttctcccAATGTTTCACATTTACGCTCTCGACGCGTTGATGCTTTCGGCGATGAGAACCGGTGCAGCGTTACTGATCGTGCCGAGGTTCGAGTTGAATCTGGTGATGGAGCTGATTCAAAGGTACAAAGTCACGGTTGTGCCGGTGGCTCCTCCGGTGGTTTTAGCATTCATTAAATCCCCTGAGACGGAGAGATACGACTTGAGCTCGGTGAGAATTATGCTATCAGGTGCAGCTACACTAAAGAAGGAGCTTGAAGACGCCGTGCGACTCAAGTTTCCTAATGCCATTTTTGGTCAG GGTTATGGAATGACCGAGTCCGGAACGGTAGCTAAGTCATTAGCGTTTGCAAAGAACCCATTTAAAACCAAGTCCGGTGCATGTGGGACTGTGATCAGAAACGCCGAGATGAAAGTGGTCGATACCGAAACCGGAATCTCCTTGCCGCGCAACAAATCTGGCGAGATCTGCGTCCGAGGTCATCAGCTCATGAAAG GTTATTTGAATGATCCGGAAGCTACTGCACGAACCATAGACAAAGACGGGTGGTTACATACAGGAGATATTGGGTttgtggatgatgatgatgagatctTCATTGTTGATCGGTTGAAGGAACTGATCAAATTCAAAGGCTACCAAGTGGCTCCAGCTGAGCTTGAAGCATTGCTTATTTCTCATCCTTCTATCGATGATGCCGCAGTTGTTGC AATGAAGGATGAAGTAGCTGATGAGGTTCCAGTAGCATTTGTAGCAAGATCTCAAGGGTCTCAGTTAACTGAAGATGATGTCAAGAGTTACGTAAACAAACAGGTACGAATTCGCTTTCGGTTTTTCAATGCGAAACACACACAAGATGGAAAACTGTCTATGTCTTAA
- the 4CL5 gene encoding 4-coumarate:CoA ligase 5, whose translation MVLQQQTHFLTKKIDQEDEEEEPSHDFIFRSKLPDIFIPNHLPLTDYVFQRFSGDGDGDSSTTCIIDGATGRILTYADVQTNMRRIAAGIHRLGIRHGDVVMLLLPNSPEFALSFLAVAYLGAVSTTANPFYTQPEIAKQAKASAAKMIITKKCLVDKLTNLKNDGVLIVCLDDDGDNGVVSSSDDGCVSFTELTQADETELLKPKISPEDTVAMPYSSGTTGLPKGVMITHKGLVTSIAQKVDGENPNLNFTANDVILCFLPMFHIYALDALMLSAMRTGAALLIVPRFELNLVMELIQRYKVTVVPVAPPVVLAFIKSPETERYDLSSVRIMLSGAATLKKELEDAVRLKFPNAIFGQGYGMTESGTVAKSLAFAKNPFKTKSGACGTVIRNAEMKVVDTETGISLPRNKSGEICVRGHQLMKGYLNDPEATARTIDKDGWLHTGDIGFVDDDDEIFIVDRLKELIKFKGYQVAPAELEALLISHPSIDDAAVVA comes from the exons ATGGTGCTCCAACAACAAACGCATTTTCTCACAAAGAAGATAGatcaagaagacgaagaagaagaaccttcTCATGATTTCATTTTCCGATCTAAGCTTCCTGATATCTTCATCCCTAACCACCTCCCTCTCACCGATTACGTCTTCCAAAGGTTCTCCGGCGATGGCGACGGAGATTCCTCAACAACCTGTATCATCGACGGTGCCACTGGCCGTATTTTGACCTACGCCGATGTACAAACCAACATGCGGAGGATAGCTGCCGGAATCCACCGGCTCGGGATCCGCCACGGAGACGTCGTAATGCTTCTCCTCCCGAACTCGCCGGAGTTTGCTCTGTCTTTTCTTGCCGTTGCTTACCTTGGAGCCGTTTCCACTACCGCGAATCCGTTCTACACTCAGCCGGAGATCGCTAAACAGGCTAAAGCCTCCGCCGCGAAGATGATCATCACGAAGAAATGTTTAGTCGATAAACTAACAAACCTCAAAAACGACGGCGTTTTGATCGTTTGCCTAGACGATGACGGTGACAACGGCGTTGTTTCGTCGAGTGATGATGGTTGCGTGAGTTTCACGGAACTGACTCAAGCGGACGAAACAGAACTtctaaaacctaaaatatCGCCGGAAGACACGGTGGCGATGCCGTACTCTTCCGGAACAACGGGACTTCCAAAGGGAGTGATGATTACTCACAAGGGTTTAGTTACAAGCATCGCTCAGAAAGTCGACGGAGAAAACCCTAACCTTAACTTCACGGCCAATGACGtcatcctctgttttctcccAATGTTTCACATTTACGCTCTCGACGCGTTGATGCTTTCGGCGATGAGAACCGGTGCAGCGTTACTGATCGTGCCGAGGTTCGAGTTGAATCTGGTGATGGAGCTGATTCAAAGGTACAAAGTCACGGTTGTGCCGGTGGCTCCTCCGGTGGTTTTAGCATTCATTAAATCCCCTGAGACGGAGAGATACGACTTGAGCTCGGTGAGAATTATGCTATCAGGTGCAGCTACACTAAAGAAGGAGCTTGAAGACGCCGTGCGACTCAAGTTTCCTAATGCCATTTTTGGTCAG GGTTATGGAATGACCGAGTCCGGAACGGTAGCTAAGTCATTAGCGTTTGCAAAGAACCCATTTAAAACCAAGTCCGGTGCATGTGGGACTGTGATCAGAAACGCCGAGATGAAAGTGGTCGATACCGAAACCGGAATCTCCTTGCCGCGCAACAAATCTGGCGAGATCTGCGTCCGAGGTCATCAGCTCATGAAAG GTTATTTGAATGATCCGGAAGCTACTGCACGAACCATAGACAAAGACGGGTGGTTACATACAGGAGATATTGGGTttgtggatgatgatgatgagatctTCATTGTTGATCGGTTGAAGGAACTGATCAAATTCAAAGGCTACCAAGTGGCTCCAGCTGAGCTTGAAGCATTGCTTATTTCTCATCCTTCTATCGATGATGCCGCAGTTGTTGCGTGA
- the 4CL5 gene encoding 4-coumarate:CoA ligase 5: MVLQQQTHFLTKKIDQEDEEEEPSHDFIFRSKLPDIFIPNHLPLTDYVFQRFSGDGDGDSSTTCIIDGATGRILTYADVQTNMRRIAAGIHRLGIRHGDVVMLLLPNSPEFALSFLAVAYLGAVSTTANPFYTQPEIAKQAKASAAKMIITKKCLVDKLTNLKNDGVLIVCLDDDGDNGVVSSSDDGCVSFTELTQADETELLKPKISPEDTVAMPYSSGTTGLPKGVMITHKGLVTSIAQKVDGENPNLNFTANDVILCFLPMFHIYALDALMLSAMRTGAALLIVPRFELNLVMELIQRYKVTVVPVAPPVVLAFIKSPETERYDLSSVRIMLSGAATLKKELEDAVRLKFPNAIFGQGYGMTESGTVAKSLAFAKNPFKTKSGACGTVIRNAEMKVVDTETGISLPRNKSGEICVRGHQLMKGKKGQTIKLCPFFFFLWENKH; the protein is encoded by the exons ATGGTGCTCCAACAACAAACGCATTTTCTCACAAAGAAGATAGatcaagaagacgaagaagaagaaccttcTCATGATTTCATTTTCCGATCTAAGCTTCCTGATATCTTCATCCCTAACCACCTCCCTCTCACCGATTACGTCTTCCAAAGGTTCTCCGGCGATGGCGACGGAGATTCCTCAACAACCTGTATCATCGACGGTGCCACTGGCCGTATTTTGACCTACGCCGATGTACAAACCAACATGCGGAGGATAGCTGCCGGAATCCACCGGCTCGGGATCCGCCACGGAGACGTCGTAATGCTTCTCCTCCCGAACTCGCCGGAGTTTGCTCTGTCTTTTCTTGCCGTTGCTTACCTTGGAGCCGTTTCCACTACCGCGAATCCGTTCTACACTCAGCCGGAGATCGCTAAACAGGCTAAAGCCTCCGCCGCGAAGATGATCATCACGAAGAAATGTTTAGTCGATAAACTAACAAACCTCAAAAACGACGGCGTTTTGATCGTTTGCCTAGACGATGACGGTGACAACGGCGTTGTTTCGTCGAGTGATGATGGTTGCGTGAGTTTCACGGAACTGACTCAAGCGGACGAAACAGAACTtctaaaacctaaaatatCGCCGGAAGACACGGTGGCGATGCCGTACTCTTCCGGAACAACGGGACTTCCAAAGGGAGTGATGATTACTCACAAGGGTTTAGTTACAAGCATCGCTCAGAAAGTCGACGGAGAAAACCCTAACCTTAACTTCACGGCCAATGACGtcatcctctgttttctcccAATGTTTCACATTTACGCTCTCGACGCGTTGATGCTTTCGGCGATGAGAACCGGTGCAGCGTTACTGATCGTGCCGAGGTTCGAGTTGAATCTGGTGATGGAGCTGATTCAAAGGTACAAAGTCACGGTTGTGCCGGTGGCTCCTCCGGTGGTTTTAGCATTCATTAAATCCCCTGAGACGGAGAGATACGACTTGAGCTCGGTGAGAATTATGCTATCAGGTGCAGCTACACTAAAGAAGGAGCTTGAAGACGCCGTGCGACTCAAGTTTCCTAATGCCATTTTTGGTCAG GGTTATGGAATGACCGAGTCCGGAACGGTAGCTAAGTCATTAGCGTTTGCAAAGAACCCATTTAAAACCAAGTCCGGTGCATGTGGGACTGTGATCAGAAACGCCGAGATGAAAGTGGTCGATACCGAAACCGGAATCTCCTTGCCGCGCAACAAATCTGGCGAGATCTGCGTCCGAGGTCATCAGCTCATGAAAGGTAAAAAGGGTCAAACGATCAAGCTATgtcccttcttttttttcctttgggAGAATAAACATTGA
- the 4CL2 gene encoding 4-coumarate:CoA ligase 2 (4-coumarate:CoA ligase 2 (4CL2); CONTAINS InterPro DOMAIN/s: AMP-binding, conserved site (InterPro:IPR020845), AMP-dependent synthetase/ligase (InterPro:IPR000873); BEST Arabidopsis thaliana protein match is: 4-coumarate:CoA ligase 1 (TAIR:AT1G51680.1); Has 86092 Blast hits to 78635 proteins in 3758 species: Archae - 1209; Bacteria - 54193; Metazoa - 3597; Fungi - 4717; Plants - 2816; Viruses - 1; Other Eukaryotes - 19559 (source: NCBI BLink).) translates to MTTQDVIVNDQNDQKQCSNDVIFRSRLPDIYIPNHLPLHDYIFENISEFAAKPCLINGPTGEVYTYADVHVTSRKLAAGLHNLGVKQHDVVMILLPNSPEVVLTFLAASFIGAITTSANPFFTPAEISKQAKASAAKLIVTQSRYVDKIKNLQNDGVLIVTTDSDAIPENCLRFSELTQSEEPRVDSIPEKISPEDVVALPFSSGTTGLPKGVMLTHKGLVTSVAQQVDGENPNLYFNRDDVILCVLPMFHIYALNSIMLCSLRVGATILIMPKFEITLLLEQIQRCKVTVAMVVPPIVLAIAKSPETEKYDLSSVRMVKSGAAPLGKELEDAISAKFPNAKLGQGYGMTEAGPVLAMSLGFAKEPFPVKSGACGTVVRNAEMKILDPDTGDSLPRNKPGEICIRGNQIMKGYLNDPLATASTIDKDGWLHTGDVGFIDDDDELFIVDRLKELIKYKGFQVAPAELESLLIGHPEINDVAVVAMKEEDAGEVPVAFVVRSKDSNISEDEIKQFVSKQVVFYKRINKVFFTDSIPKAPSGKILRKDLRARLANGLMN, encoded by the exons ATGACGACACAAGATGTGATAGTCAATGATCAGAATGATCAGAAACAGTGTAGTAATGACGTCATTTTCCGATCGAGATTGCCTGATATATACATCCCTAACCACCTCCCACTCCACGACTACATCTTCGAAAATATCTCAGAGTTCGCCGCTAAGCCATGCTTGATCAACGGTCCCACCGGCGAAGTATACACCTACGCCGATGTCCACGTAACATCTCGGAAACTCGCCGCCGGTCTTCATAACCTCGGCGTGAAGCAACACGACGTTGTAATGATCCTCCTCCCGAACTCTCCTGAAGTAGTCCTCACTTTCCTTGCCGCCTCCTTCATCGGCGCAATCACCACCTCCGCGAACCCGTTCTTCACTCCGGCGGAGATTTCTAAACAAGCCAAAGCCTCCGCGGCGAAACTCATCGTCACTCAATCCCGTTACGTCGATAAAATCAAGAACCTCCAAAACGACGGCGTTTTGATCGTCACCACCGACTCCGACGCCATCCCCGAAAACTGCCTCCGTTTCTCCGAGTTAACTCAGTCCGAAGAACCACGAGTGGACTCAATACCGGAGAAGATTTCGCCAGAAGACGTCGTGGCGCTTCCTTTCTCATCCGGCACGACGGGTCTCCCCAAAGGAGTGATGCTAACACACAAAGGTCTAGTCACGAGCGTGGCGCAGCAAGTCGACGGCGAGAATCCGAATCTTTACTTCAACAGAGACGACGTGATCCTCTGTGTCTTGCCTATGTTCCATATATACGCTCTCAACTCCATCATGCTCTGTAGTCTCAGAGTTGGTGCCACGATCTTGATAATGCCTAAGTTCGAAATCACTCTCTTGTTAGAGCAGATACAAAGGTGTAAAGTCACGGTGGCTATGGTCGTGCCACCGATCGTTTTAGCTATCGCGAAGTCGCCGGAGACGGAGAAGTATGATCTGAGCTCGGTTAGGATGGTTAAGTCTGGAGCAGCTCCTCTTGGTAAGGAGCTTGAAGATGCTATTAGTGCTAAGTTTCCTAACGCCAAGCTTGGTCAG GGCTATGGGATGACAGAAGCAGGTCCGGTGCTAGCAATGTCGTTAGGGTTTGCTAAAGAGCCGTTTCCAGTGAAGTCAGGAGCATGTGGTACGGTGGTGAGGAACGCCGAGATGAAGATACTTGATCCAGACACAGGAGATTCTTTGCCTAGGAACAAACCCGGCGAAATATGCATCCGTGGCAACCAAATCATGAAAGGCTATCTCAATGACCCCTTGGCCACGGCATCGACGATCGATAAAGATGGTTGGCTTCACACTGGAGACGTCGGATTTATCGATGATGACGACGAGCTTTTCATTGTGGATAGATTGAAAGAACTCATCAAGTACAAAGGATTTCAAGTGGCTCCAGCTGAGCTAGAGTCTCTCCTCATAGGTCATCCAGAAATCAATGATGTTGCTGTCGTCGC catgaaggaagaagatgctGGTGAGGTTCCTGTTGCGTTTGTGGTGAGATCGAAAGATTCAAATATATCCGAAGATGAAATCAAGCAATTCGTGTCAAAACAG GTTGTGTTTTATAAGAGAATCAACAAAGTGTTCTTCACTGACTCTATTCCTAAAGCTCCATCAGGGAAGATATTGAGGAAGGATCTAAGAGCAAGACTAGCAAATGGATTAATGAACTAG
- the 4CL2 gene encoding 4-coumarate:CoA ligase 2 — MTTQDVIVNDQNDQKQCSNDVIFRSRLPDIYIPNHLPLHDYIFENISEFAAKPCLINGPTGEVYTYADVHVTSRKLAAGLHNLGVKQHDVVMILLPNSPEVVLTFLAASFIGAITTSANPFFTPAEISKQAKASAAKLIVTQSRYVDKIKNLQNDGVLIVTTDSDAIPENCLRFSELTQSEEPRVDSIPEKISPEDVVALPFSSGTTGLPKGVMLTHKGLVTSVAQQVDGENPNLYFNRDDVILCVLPMFHIYALNSIMLCSLRVGATILIMPKFEITLLLEQIQRCKVTVAMVVPPIVLAIAKSPETEKYDLSSVRMVKSGAAPLGKELEDAISAKFPNAKLGQGYGMTEAGPVLAMSLGFAKEPFPVKSGACGTVVRNAEMKILDPDTGDSLPRNKPGEICIRGNQIMKGYLNDPLATASTIDKDGWLHTGDVGFIDDDDELFIVDRLKELIKYKGFQVAPAELESLLIGHPEINDVAVVAYVNFKQRRH, encoded by the exons ATGACGACACAAGATGTGATAGTCAATGATCAGAATGATCAGAAACAGTGTAGTAATGACGTCATTTTCCGATCGAGATTGCCTGATATATACATCCCTAACCACCTCCCACTCCACGACTACATCTTCGAAAATATCTCAGAGTTCGCCGCTAAGCCATGCTTGATCAACGGTCCCACCGGCGAAGTATACACCTACGCCGATGTCCACGTAACATCTCGGAAACTCGCCGCCGGTCTTCATAACCTCGGCGTGAAGCAACACGACGTTGTAATGATCCTCCTCCCGAACTCTCCTGAAGTAGTCCTCACTTTCCTTGCCGCCTCCTTCATCGGCGCAATCACCACCTCCGCGAACCCGTTCTTCACTCCGGCGGAGATTTCTAAACAAGCCAAAGCCTCCGCGGCGAAACTCATCGTCACTCAATCCCGTTACGTCGATAAAATCAAGAACCTCCAAAACGACGGCGTTTTGATCGTCACCACCGACTCCGACGCCATCCCCGAAAACTGCCTCCGTTTCTCCGAGTTAACTCAGTCCGAAGAACCACGAGTGGACTCAATACCGGAGAAGATTTCGCCAGAAGACGTCGTGGCGCTTCCTTTCTCATCCGGCACGACGGGTCTCCCCAAAGGAGTGATGCTAACACACAAAGGTCTAGTCACGAGCGTGGCGCAGCAAGTCGACGGCGAGAATCCGAATCTTTACTTCAACAGAGACGACGTGATCCTCTGTGTCTTGCCTATGTTCCATATATACGCTCTCAACTCCATCATGCTCTGTAGTCTCAGAGTTGGTGCCACGATCTTGATAATGCCTAAGTTCGAAATCACTCTCTTGTTAGAGCAGATACAAAGGTGTAAAGTCACGGTGGCTATGGTCGTGCCACCGATCGTTTTAGCTATCGCGAAGTCGCCGGAGACGGAGAAGTATGATCTGAGCTCGGTTAGGATGGTTAAGTCTGGAGCAGCTCCTCTTGGTAAGGAGCTTGAAGATGCTATTAGTGCTAAGTTTCCTAACGCCAAGCTTGGTCAG GGCTATGGGATGACAGAAGCAGGTCCGGTGCTAGCAATGTCGTTAGGGTTTGCTAAAGAGCCGTTTCCAGTGAAGTCAGGAGCATGTGGTACGGTGGTGAGGAACGCCGAGATGAAGATACTTGATCCAGACACAGGAGATTCTTTGCCTAGGAACAAACCCGGCGAAATATGCATCCGTGGCAACCAAATCATGAAAGGCTATCTCAATGACCCCTTGGCCACGGCATCGACGATCGATAAAGATGGTTGGCTTCACACTGGAGACGTCGGATTTATCGATGATGACGACGAGCTTTTCATTGTGGATAGATTGAAAGAACTCATCAAGTACAAAGGATTTCAAGTGGCTCCAGCTGAGCTAGAGTCTCTCCTCATAGGTCATCCAGAAATCAATGATGTTGCTGTCGTCGCGTATGTGAATTTTAAACAACGAAGACACTAA